Proteins from a genomic interval of Sinobacterium caligoides:
- a CDS encoding DNA translocase FtsK, whose amino-acid sequence MAKEQTLSEDKAVRGLSPRLREGALIASVAIASYLMLALLSYSSSDPGWSSLGSSHDVDNAAGRAGAWLADVLFSAFGYTAALFPLMIAYRGYVLFRARYESVSIPMWLVGTRLLGLVFVVVGLTGMSFIANDHGVSSMPMGSGGIIGMSVGRFTLDAFNIFGAQLLLFSLFLFGLTLFTDMSWFWVMDRCGMAVMAALSYIAAKYRSIRENRAEKKLARDTKDKRKQAVEVELERVKVKPPVQIAPVKKRVEQSARVEREKQNELFPTMEETIEGLPKLELLNEVECKADIGYSQETLEAMSRMLELKLKDFGVVAEVVSVAPGPVITRFEVQPAPGVKASKISGLSRDLARSLAIVSVRVVEVIPGKSVIGIEIPNIDREMVSLKDVLASKVFEDSKSTLTMALGHDISGQPIVADLAKMPHLLVAGTTGSGKSVGVNAMLLSLLYKSTPEEVRLIMIDPKMLELSVYDGIPHLLTPVITDMKDAANGLRWCVAEMERRYALMAALKVRNLAGFNRKIADAKAIDEPLLDPLWQPQDTFSANAQLNIIPELESLPSIVVVIDEFADMMMIVGKKVEELIARIAQKARAAGIHLILATQRPSVDVITGLIKANVPTRIAFQVSSKIDSRTILDQGGAEQLLGQGDMLYLPPGTGVPVRVHGAFVDDDEVVRVAEDLKKRGEPCYVDGLLDDGANTEVAGVSLDGDANAEAQDALFDQAVAFVTETRKASISSVQRHLRVGYNRAANLVDAMQMAGVISGPGHNGSREVLAAPPPKD is encoded by the coding sequence GTGGCAAAAGAACAGACTCTATCTGAAGATAAGGCGGTGCGAGGGCTATCACCGCGACTGAGAGAAGGCGCCTTGATTGCCTCCGTAGCAATTGCAAGCTATCTAATGCTAGCGCTTTTAAGTTATTCCTCATCGGACCCGGGGTGGTCATCGCTAGGGAGTAGCCATGACGTTGATAATGCGGCCGGCAGGGCAGGGGCGTGGTTGGCCGATGTTTTGTTCTCAGCCTTTGGTTATACCGCCGCATTATTCCCGCTGATGATCGCGTATCGTGGCTATGTATTGTTCCGAGCACGTTATGAGTCCGTTTCCATTCCAATGTGGTTGGTAGGTACAAGGCTGCTTGGCTTAGTGTTCGTGGTCGTCGGTTTAACGGGAATGAGTTTTATCGCCAACGATCATGGAGTGAGCTCCATGCCTATGGGAAGTGGTGGCATCATCGGCATGAGTGTTGGCCGTTTTACTCTGGATGCATTCAATATATTTGGTGCTCAGCTGCTGCTATTCTCATTGTTTCTTTTTGGATTGACTCTTTTTACTGACATGTCCTGGTTCTGGGTGATGGATCGCTGTGGCATGGCAGTAATGGCCGCTCTTAGTTATATTGCAGCCAAGTACCGCTCAATTCGTGAAAATAGAGCCGAAAAAAAGCTTGCACGCGACACTAAAGATAAGCGCAAGCAAGCTGTCGAGGTTGAACTCGAAAGGGTCAAGGTAAAGCCGCCAGTGCAGATCGCTCCCGTTAAGAAGCGTGTTGAACAGTCGGCTAGAGTTGAGCGAGAGAAGCAGAATGAATTGTTTCCGACGATGGAGGAAACTATTGAGGGGTTGCCTAAGCTCGAGTTGTTGAATGAAGTGGAGTGCAAAGCTGATATTGGCTATAGCCAGGAGACTCTCGAGGCTATGTCTCGCATGCTAGAGTTGAAGCTGAAGGATTTTGGTGTTGTGGCCGAGGTTGTCTCCGTTGCTCCTGGGCCTGTTATCACTCGCTTTGAAGTTCAGCCAGCGCCAGGCGTTAAGGCCAGCAAAATATCTGGTTTATCACGAGATCTTGCGCGCTCATTGGCTATCGTTAGTGTTCGAGTCGTTGAGGTGATTCCTGGTAAGTCAGTCATTGGTATAGAGATTCCCAACATTGACAGAGAGATGGTGTCATTAAAAGATGTCCTCGCCTCCAAGGTGTTCGAAGATAGTAAATCGACGTTAACAATGGCGTTAGGTCACGATATTAGTGGCCAGCCGATTGTGGCTGATTTGGCAAAGATGCCGCATTTATTGGTTGCGGGTACGACAGGCTCCGGTAAGTCTGTCGGTGTTAATGCCATGCTGTTGAGCTTGCTGTATAAGTCGACACCTGAAGAGGTGCGCTTGATCATGATTGACCCTAAGATGCTCGAACTATCTGTTTATGATGGCATCCCTCATCTATTAACCCCTGTTATCACCGACATGAAAGATGCGGCGAATGGGTTGCGCTGGTGTGTTGCCGAGATGGAGCGGCGTTATGCCCTGATGGCAGCGCTTAAGGTAAGGAATTTAGCTGGGTTTAACAGGAAAATAGCTGATGCTAAGGCTATAGATGAGCCTCTTCTCGACCCTTTGTGGCAGCCTCAGGATACTTTCAGCGCAAACGCACAGCTTAATATTATCCCGGAGCTTGAGTCATTACCCTCCATTGTTGTCGTCATTGATGAGTTTGCCGATATGATGATGATTGTCGGTAAAAAAGTTGAAGAGCTTATTGCCCGTATCGCGCAGAAGGCACGTGCTGCAGGAATTCACTTAATCCTTGCAACTCAACGCCCGTCGGTGGACGTCATTACCGGTCTCATTAAAGCAAACGTGCCTACGCGTATCGCATTTCAAGTCTCATCTAAGATCGATTCACGAACCATACTTGATCAAGGTGGCGCTGAGCAGTTACTCGGGCAAGGCGATATGCTTTATTTGCCGCCAGGAACGGGCGTTCCTGTGCGCGTTCATGGCGCTTTCGTCGATGATGATGAGGTCGTTCGTGTCGCTGAAGATCTTAAAAAGCGAGGTGAGCCATGTTATGTCGACGGCTTGTTGGATGACGGCGCCAATACAGAAGTGGCAGGAGTCAGCCTTGATGGTGATGCTAATGCTGAAGCTCAAGATGCATTGTTTGATCAAGCAGTCGCTTTTGTGACTGAGACACGTAAAGCATCAATTTCCTCCGTACAGCGCCATCTACGTGTCGGTTACAATAGGGCGGCAAATCTTGTGGATGCTATGCAGATGGCCGGTGTTATCAGTGGTCCAGGGCACAATGGTAGTAGAGAGGTTTTAGCTGCGCCACCACCGAAGGATTAG
- the trxB gene encoding thioredoxin-disulfide reductase has translation MSETIHHPLIILGSGPAGYTAAVYAARANLNPVVITGMQQGGQLTTTTEVDNWPGGQEGLQGPELMMKMQEHAERFDTQIVFDHIESTDLASAPFTLVGNNNTYTCDSLIIATGASAQYLGLPSEEAFMGKGVSACATCDGFFYRGKKVAVIGGGNTAVEEALYLSNIAAEVTLVHRRDSLRSEKILQDKIKDRAENGNINILWNNTLNEVLGDDTGVTGLELTSTLDGSKQKIDVDGVFIAIGHKPNTDIFKGQLEMKDGYLKINSGTEGNATQCSVEGVFAAGDVADHIYRQAITSAGFGCMAALDAERYLDNQ, from the coding sequence ATGAGCGAAACCATTCATCACCCACTAATTATTCTTGGCTCTGGCCCTGCAGGCTATACGGCAGCTGTTTATGCGGCCCGGGCTAATCTAAACCCTGTCGTTATTACTGGGATGCAGCAAGGGGGTCAGCTGACTACCACCACTGAAGTTGACAACTGGCCTGGCGGCCAAGAAGGACTACAGGGCCCTGAGCTAATGATGAAGATGCAAGAGCATGCTGAGCGCTTTGACACTCAAATTGTCTTCGACCATATTGAAAGTACGGACCTCGCCAGCGCTCCATTCACCTTGGTCGGCAACAATAACACCTACACCTGTGATTCGCTGATTATTGCCACTGGCGCCTCTGCACAATACCTGGGTCTACCATCTGAAGAGGCTTTCATGGGCAAAGGCGTTAGTGCCTGCGCTACCTGTGATGGTTTTTTCTATCGCGGTAAAAAAGTTGCAGTAATCGGTGGTGGTAATACCGCGGTTGAAGAAGCTCTCTATCTTTCTAATATCGCCGCTGAAGTCACTCTAGTTCACCGACGCGATAGTTTGCGCAGCGAGAAGATTTTACAAGATAAGATCAAAGACCGCGCTGAAAATGGCAACATCAACATACTCTGGAACAACACTCTCAATGAAGTTCTTGGTGATGACACGGGTGTAACAGGCCTTGAGCTCACAAGCACGCTTGACGGTAGTAAACAGAAAATTGATGTTGATGGTGTTTTCATCGCGATAGGCCATAAACCAAACACCGACATTTTTAAGGGTCAGTTAGAGATGAAGGATGGCTACTTAAAGATTAATAGCGGTACAGAAGGCAATGCGACTCAATGCAGTGTTGAAGGAGTCTTTGCTGCGGGCGATGTGGCCGATCATATTTATCGCCAGGCAATAACCTCTGCTGGTTTTGGTTGCATGGCCGCTCTTGATGCTGAGCGCTACCTTGACAACCAGTAG
- the aat gene encoding leucyl/phenylalanyl-tRNA--protein transferase: protein MTIPWLPEDSCIFPPVNSALKDPDGLLAAGGDLSPETLLSAYKNGIFPWYDQDQPILWWSPDPRTIVEPQTAHASRSLKKFIRKHPPTVTFDQDFSNVIKQCRLTRENKEGTWITDEMEAAYNSLYRMGYAHSVEVWDEDELIGGLYGIALGRAFFGESMFSLRDNSSKIAFITLSKYLQHWQFELIDCQVESEHLLSLGAQVISRDSFIERINTATIKATQIDWQVPPGLLASLSQP from the coding sequence ATGACGATACCCTGGCTCCCAGAAGACTCCTGTATATTCCCTCCCGTCAACTCGGCCCTGAAAGATCCAGATGGCCTATTGGCAGCAGGTGGCGACCTTTCCCCTGAAACACTGCTATCCGCATACAAAAACGGTATATTCCCCTGGTATGATCAGGATCAACCTATTTTATGGTGGTCACCCGACCCTCGCACCATTGTAGAACCACAAACAGCGCACGCCTCACGCAGCCTCAAGAAGTTTATTCGCAAACACCCGCCAACAGTCACCTTCGATCAAGACTTCTCCAATGTCATCAAACAATGCAGACTCACACGCGAAAATAAAGAAGGAACTTGGATTACAGATGAGATGGAAGCCGCCTATAATTCATTATACCGAATGGGCTATGCGCACAGCGTTGAAGTCTGGGACGAAGATGAACTGATTGGCGGCCTTTATGGTATTGCATTAGGCAGGGCTTTTTTTGGAGAGTCCATGTTCAGCCTACGCGACAATAGCTCGAAAATCGCCTTTATCACGCTCTCAAAGTACCTCCAACACTGGCAATTTGAACTCATAGACTGCCAAGTAGAGTCAGAGCATCTCTTATCTCTTGGCGCCCAAGTGATTAGCCGAGACAGCTTTATCGAGCGCATCAACACAGCGACAATCAAGGCAACACAGATTGATTGGCAAGTCCCCCCCGGGTTATTAGCCTCACTGTCACAGCCTTAG
- a CDS encoding arginyltransferase — translation MADLKVYATSPHPCSYLADKEAVTLFLDPNAEVDKSLYSQLSDIGFRRSGDNVYRPHCQNCNECQAARIDVNKFTPTRSQKRVIKQNQDLSIEMIDTINTEECYQLYEQYINQRHADGDMYPASEEQYRSFLSDQWGITRYLAFRLHGELIAIAVIDELKSGLAAVYTFYSPTEQRRSLGSLAVLKQIEAAKNSELQYVYLGYYIEECQKMSYKRHFHPLEVLHDGAWRELITSNV, via the coding sequence GTGGCCGACCTAAAAGTCTACGCAACATCTCCCCACCCCTGCAGCTACCTTGCTGACAAAGAAGCAGTAACCCTGTTTTTAGATCCTAATGCAGAAGTAGATAAATCACTTTACAGCCAGCTCAGTGATATTGGCTTTAGGCGCAGTGGCGATAATGTCTATCGCCCTCATTGCCAAAACTGCAATGAATGTCAGGCGGCAAGAATTGATGTCAACAAGTTCACGCCCACAAGAAGCCAGAAGCGTGTCATTAAACAAAATCAAGACCTAAGTATCGAGATGATTGACACCATCAACACCGAAGAGTGCTACCAACTCTATGAACAGTACATCAATCAGCGGCACGCAGATGGAGACATGTACCCGGCAAGTGAGGAGCAATATCGCTCATTTTTATCAGATCAATGGGGCATTACGCGTTACCTAGCTTTCCGCCTGCACGGTGAACTGATTGCTATAGCCGTTATAGATGAGCTCAAATCAGGTTTAGCGGCCGTATACACATTCTACTCACCTACCGAACAACGGCGAAGCTTGGGCAGCCTAGCGGTACTGAAGCAAATAGAAGCAGCAAAGAACAGTGAGCTTCAATACGTTTATCTTGGCTATTACATAGAAGAGTGCCAAAAAATGTCTTATAAGCGACACTTTCACCCGCTTGAAGTCCTTCATGATGGCGCTTGGCGTGAATTAATCACTTCAAACGTCTAG
- the infA gene encoding translation initiation factor IF-1 has product MAKEDQIEMEGEVVDTLPNTTFRVELENGHVVTAHISGKMRKNYIRILTGDKVRVELTPYDLTKGRITYRAR; this is encoded by the coding sequence ATGGCAAAAGAAGACCAGATTGAAATGGAAGGGGAAGTTGTTGATACCCTACCAAACACTACTTTTAGAGTAGAGCTTGAAAACGGCCACGTAGTCACGGCCCACATTTCAGGTAAAATGCGTAAGAACTACATCCGTATTCTTACTGGAGACAAGGTTCGCGTTGAGCTAACTCCATACGACCTAACCAAGGGCCGTATTACCTACCGCGCTCGCTAA
- the clpA gene encoding ATP-dependent Clp protease ATP-binding subunit ClpA: MLSKDLEATLNIAFKGARTKRHEFMTVEHLLLALLDNSAAQSVLTACGIDISKLRVELVDFVDSTTPLIPEDDKERETQPTLGFQRVLQRAVFHVQSSGKKEVTGANVLVAIFSEQESQAVYLLKQQNIARLDVVNYITHGISKVSGGSANSSESAEQEQVEEEGFTGESTEANPLDSYSTNLNEQAALGKIDPLIGRDHEVARVSQILSRRRKNNPLLVGESGVGKTAIAEGLAKLIVEGKVPDILKDSVVYSLDLGSLLAGTKYRGDFEKRFKGLLAELKKRKHAILFIDEIHTIIGAGAASGGVMDASNLVKPMLSSGEMRCIGSTTFQEFRGIFEKDRALARRFQKVDILEPSVEQTFEILKGLKGKFEEHHDVKYSAKALKAASELAERYINERFLPDKAIDVIDEAGAYQRLQPTNKRKKLIGVSDIELVISKIARIPAKSVSSTDKSVLAKLEDNLKLTIFGQDRAITALSTAIKLSRAGLKADDKPVGSFLFSGPTGVGKTEVTKQLASALGIELIRFDMSEYMERHTVSRLIGAPPGYVGYDQGGLLTEAVSKSPHSVILLDEIEKAHPDVFNLLLQVMDHGTLTDNNGRKSDFRNVILIMTTNAGAEDIARRSIGFTVQDHSTDGAEAIKKMFTPEFRNRLDGIIQFDSLNVDVVLTVVDKFLVELQAQLDDKKVVLEISQEARLWLVEHGYDQNMGARPMARIIQESIKKPLAEMVLFGELAESGGTVHVLIEDEKLVLAAEEVVV; the protein is encoded by the coding sequence ATGCTAAGTAAAGATTTGGAAGCCACACTTAATATAGCTTTCAAGGGTGCACGTACTAAGCGCCATGAATTCATGACGGTCGAGCACTTACTTTTGGCGCTACTTGATAATAGTGCCGCACAGTCCGTGCTAACCGCTTGCGGTATCGATATAAGTAAGCTTCGTGTCGAATTAGTGGATTTCGTCGACTCTACTACACCGCTAATTCCTGAAGACGACAAGGAAAGAGAGACCCAGCCTACTCTTGGTTTTCAGCGCGTGTTGCAGCGAGCCGTTTTTCACGTTCAGTCGTCTGGAAAGAAGGAGGTAACGGGTGCTAATGTCCTCGTTGCCATTTTTAGCGAGCAGGAAAGTCAGGCTGTTTACCTTCTTAAGCAGCAGAATATCGCACGTCTTGATGTCGTTAATTATATTACCCATGGTATCTCTAAAGTCTCTGGTGGTAGTGCGAACTCGAGTGAGTCTGCGGAGCAAGAGCAGGTCGAGGAAGAGGGTTTTACAGGTGAGTCTACCGAGGCCAATCCACTTGACAGCTACTCTACAAACCTTAATGAGCAAGCGGCCTTAGGTAAGATCGACCCTTTGATTGGGCGTGATCATGAAGTTGCCCGTGTTTCGCAGATTCTTTCTCGTCGACGTAAGAACAATCCATTGTTGGTCGGTGAGTCAGGTGTTGGTAAAACTGCGATTGCAGAGGGGCTGGCTAAGCTTATTGTCGAAGGTAAGGTTCCGGACATACTTAAAGATAGCGTCGTATACTCTTTGGATCTAGGTTCGCTGTTGGCGGGTACTAAATACAGAGGGGATTTTGAAAAGCGCTTTAAGGGCTTACTTGCCGAGCTTAAGAAGCGAAAGCATGCCATTCTCTTCATCGATGAAATACATACTATTATCGGAGCAGGGGCGGCATCAGGTGGTGTAATGGATGCCTCAAACTTGGTTAAGCCTATGCTTAGTTCTGGTGAGATGCGCTGTATTGGTTCGACGACATTCCAAGAGTTCCGAGGGATTTTTGAGAAGGATAGGGCGCTAGCGCGTCGCTTTCAGAAGGTTGATATTTTAGAGCCGTCTGTAGAGCAAACTTTTGAAATACTTAAGGGCTTGAAAGGTAAGTTTGAGGAGCATCACGACGTCAAGTATAGCGCCAAGGCTCTTAAAGCAGCTTCAGAGCTTGCAGAGCGCTATATTAATGAGCGCTTCCTTCCGGACAAGGCTATTGATGTCATCGATGAGGCGGGGGCTTATCAGCGTTTACAGCCGACGAATAAACGCAAGAAGCTCATAGGGGTGTCTGATATTGAGCTAGTTATCTCCAAGATTGCTCGAATACCGGCTAAGAGTGTTTCTAGCACTGACAAGAGCGTTCTCGCCAAGCTTGAAGATAATCTAAAGCTAACAATCTTTGGTCAGGACAGGGCTATTACTGCGCTCAGTACTGCGATTAAGTTGTCCAGGGCTGGCTTGAAAGCCGATGATAAGCCTGTCGGTTCTTTCCTCTTTTCGGGCCCAACAGGCGTGGGAAAAACTGAGGTTACTAAACAGCTTGCCAGTGCTCTGGGTATCGAGTTGATTCGCTTTGATATGTCTGAGTATATGGAGCGTCACACTGTCTCTCGATTAATCGGCGCCCCCCCTGGGTACGTTGGTTATGATCAAGGTGGCTTATTAACTGAGGCTGTAAGCAAGTCGCCGCATAGTGTCATATTGCTGGATGAAATAGAGAAGGCTCATCCTGATGTCTTTAATCTTTTATTGCAGGTAATGGATCACGGTACATTGACCGATAACAATGGTCGAAAGTCTGACTTCCGTAATGTCATTCTTATTATGACGACAAATGCGGGGGCGGAAGATATAGCAAGGCGCTCCATTGGCTTTACCGTACAGGATCATAGCACCGATGGTGCAGAAGCTATTAAAAAGATGTTCACGCCGGAGTTTAGAAATAGGTTGGACGGCATCATTCAGTTTGATAGCCTGAATGTTGATGTGGTGCTTACTGTCGTGGATAAATTCTTAGTAGAGTTACAAGCACAGCTCGACGACAAAAAGGTAGTGTTAGAGATCAGTCAGGAGGCAAGGTTATGGCTGGTTGAGCATGGTTATGATCAGAACATGGGGGCAAGACCCATGGCTCGGATTATCCAGGAGTCGATTAAAAAGCCGCTTGCAGAGATGGTGTTGTTTGGGGAGCTTGCGGAGTCCGGTGGTACAGTTCATGTGCTGATCGAGGATGAGAAACTGGTTCTTGCGGCAGAAGAGGTCGTCGTCTAA
- the clpS gene encoding ATP-dependent Clp protease adapter ClpS, whose product MGKVNNLRLTLSMDRGDELQQGDGALAVAEEKPKLKRPSQYQVVLLNDDYTPMDFVVHILQAFFNLEVESATRVMLAVHNKGKGVCGIYSKDVAETKAVQVNQYARESEHPLLCEIEAVDE is encoded by the coding sequence ATGGGTAAAGTTAATAATCTTCGACTAACATTAAGCATGGATAGAGGTGATGAGCTCCAGCAAGGTGACGGCGCATTAGCGGTCGCTGAGGAGAAGCCTAAACTAAAGCGTCCATCGCAATATCAGGTAGTGTTGCTTAATGATGACTACACGCCGATGGACTTTGTAGTGCATATATTACAAGCTTTTTTCAATCTTGAAGTAGAGTCGGCCACAAGGGTGATGCTTGCGGTGCACAATAAGGGGAAGGGAGTTTGCGGCATATATTCAAAAGATGTTGCTGAAACGAAAGCGGTGCAGGTTAATCAGTACGCACGAGAAAGCGAGCATCCGCTGTTGTGTGAAATAGAGGCTGTTGATGAATAA
- the cspD gene encoding cold shock domain-containing protein CspD, whose amino-acid sequence MQTGIVKWFNNAKGYGFILPDEGEGDIFAHYSTIEMDGYKTLKAGQSVVFDTVPGPKGLHASLIMNPESAHAKQDAALETTPS is encoded by the coding sequence ATGCAAACTGGAATTGTGAAGTGGTTCAACAACGCTAAAGGATATGGTTTTATCCTTCCCGATGAGGGCGAAGGCGATATTTTCGCTCATTACTCAACGATTGAAATGGATGGCTACAAGACACTTAAAGCGGGACAAAGCGTGGTGTTCGACACCGTCCCGGGGCCAAAAGGGCTCCACGCCTCGCTCATCATGAACCCGGAGTCAGCTCACGCCAAGCAAGACGCCGCCCTTGAAACCACGCCATCTTAG
- the icd gene encoding NADP-dependent isocitrate dehydrogenase produces the protein MGYQHIKVPAQGEKIRVDDDFVLSVPNNPIIPFIEGDGIGSDITPVMIDVVDAAVAKAYGGAKKVSWMEIYTGEKAADLYDGDWFPAETLNAIKEYTVAIKGPLTTPVGGGFRSLNVALRQELDLYVCQRPVRWFKGVPSPVREPQKTNMVIFRENAEDIYCGIEWQADSREAKKIISFLQDEMGVTKIRFSDHCGIGIKPVSRDGSRRLIRKAIQYTIEQDLPSVTLVHKGNIMKFTEGSFKDWGYELAVEEFGAELLDGGPWMKITNPNTGREIIFKDVIADAMLQQVLLRPEEYSVIATLNLNGDYLSDALAAQVGGIGIAPGANLSDDIALFEATHGTAPKYSGLDKVNPGSLILSAEMMLRHIGWNDAADLIIKGMNVAINNKTVTYDFERLMEGASLRKCSEFGADIIENM, from the coding sequence ATGGGATATCAGCATATTAAGGTGCCTGCTCAAGGCGAGAAGATTCGAGTCGATGATGACTTTGTGCTATCTGTACCCAACAATCCAATTATACCTTTTATCGAGGGCGATGGTATTGGCAGTGATATTACGCCAGTTATGATCGATGTCGTCGATGCTGCCGTTGCTAAAGCTTATGGAGGAGCTAAAAAAGTTTCCTGGATGGAAATATATACCGGCGAAAAGGCTGCGGACCTTTATGATGGCGACTGGTTTCCTGCCGAGACCTTGAATGCTATCAAGGAGTATACTGTTGCCATCAAAGGTCCTCTAACAACGCCTGTTGGTGGTGGTTTTCGCTCGCTAAACGTTGCGTTGCGACAAGAGCTTGACCTCTATGTCTGTCAGCGACCAGTACGTTGGTTCAAAGGGGTTCCATCCCCTGTTCGTGAACCACAAAAGACCAATATGGTCATTTTTAGGGAGAATGCTGAAGACATTTATTGTGGTATCGAGTGGCAGGCCGATAGCCGTGAAGCTAAAAAGATAATCAGTTTCCTGCAAGACGAGATGGGTGTCACCAAAATTCGATTTTCTGATCATTGCGGTATTGGCATTAAGCCCGTCTCACGTGATGGCAGTCGGCGTCTTATCAGGAAGGCTATCCAATACACTATCGAGCAGGACCTCCCTTCAGTTACCTTGGTGCATAAGGGTAATATCATGAAGTTTACAGAGGGTAGCTTTAAGGATTGGGGGTATGAGCTGGCTGTCGAGGAGTTTGGTGCAGAGCTTCTTGATGGTGGGCCTTGGATGAAGATCACCAACCCTAATACCGGGCGTGAGATTATCTTTAAAGATGTCATTGCTGATGCGATGCTACAGCAGGTGCTGCTACGCCCAGAGGAGTACAGTGTCATTGCCACGCTCAACCTTAACGGGGATTATCTCTCTGATGCTCTGGCGGCTCAAGTTGGTGGCATAGGTATCGCTCCAGGCGCTAATTTAAGTGACGATATCGCGTTATTTGAAGCAACTCATGGCACCGCCCCTAAGTACAGTGGGTTGGACAAGGTTAATCCTGGCTCGCTAATCCTCTCGGCAGAGATGATGCTCCGGCACATTGGTTGGAATGATGCTGCCGACTTGATCATAAAGGGAATGAATGTTGCAATTAACAACAAAACAGTAACTTACGACTTTGAGCGATTGATGGAGGGCGCTAGCTTGCGTAAATGCTCTGAGTTTGGTGCGGATATTATCGAAAACATGTAG
- a CDS encoding pseudouridine synthase, producing the protein MSEIYLLNKPFNVLSQFTDKEQRATLADFIKTSDIYPAGRLDYDSEGLILLTADGQLAHRIADPKHKLSKTYLVQVEGVVKQSVLTQLNKGVTLNDGPTKPAKAELTNEPSWLWERTPPIRQRQNSATSWLSLTISEGRNRQVRRMTASVGHPTLRLIRIKIGPWSLEQLKPGEYRIEHVHMPKSTAREQPGKNRRNTRAGLNSTHKARNKKRQK; encoded by the coding sequence ATGAGCGAGATTTACCTGTTGAACAAACCCTTTAATGTATTAAGTCAATTTACAGACAAAGAACAAAGGGCAACACTTGCCGACTTCATCAAGACAAGCGATATATACCCTGCTGGGCGGTTAGACTACGACTCAGAGGGACTTATTCTGCTCACAGCTGACGGCCAACTCGCACACAGAATAGCCGACCCAAAACACAAGCTTAGCAAAACCTACCTGGTACAGGTCGAAGGCGTGGTCAAGCAGTCAGTACTGACCCAGCTAAACAAAGGTGTAACACTCAATGACGGCCCCACTAAGCCTGCCAAAGCCGAACTGACCAACGAGCCGAGCTGGCTATGGGAAAGAACCCCCCCAATTCGTCAACGCCAAAACAGCGCCACAAGCTGGCTATCGCTCACTATAAGCGAAGGAAGAAACAGACAAGTTCGCCGTATGACCGCCTCTGTAGGTCACCCTACACTACGGCTGATTCGAATAAAGATCGGCCCATGGAGCCTCGAACAGCTAAAACCAGGTGAGTACAGGATCGAGCATGTTCACATGCCAAAAAGCACAGCACGAGAACAGCCGGGAAAAAATAGGCGAAACACGCGCGCAGGTCTCAACAGCACGCATAAAGCGAGGAACAAAAAACGACAGAAATAG